A DNA window from Pseudarthrobacter sp. W1I19 contains the following coding sequences:
- a CDS encoding NAD(P)-dependent oxidoreductase, with translation MTSNYTVTVLGLGAMGLPMATRLASQLTVHGFDIAEPRLKLAEEAGIATFSTAREAAKGADAVLLAVRNGEQLNDVLFGENGVASVLEPGAVVILGSTVGTEAIPATVAKLAEYGVELVDAPLSGGPKRAGEGDLLIVVGASPEACEKAAPALELLASTLTVVGDKPGDGQALKTVNQLLCGVHIAAAAEAMALADALGLDQAKTLAALEAGAAGSFMLSNRGPRILEAYNEEGAEVLSRLDIFVKDMGIVGKATRAAGLAAPVAAAAEQLYLLGQAQGLAAADDSAVIKVVAPTKRTKQ, from the coding sequence ATGACCAGCAACTACACCGTCACCGTCCTGGGCCTCGGCGCCATGGGCCTGCCCATGGCCACCCGCCTCGCGTCCCAGCTGACCGTCCACGGCTTCGACATCGCCGAGCCCCGCCTCAAGCTCGCTGAAGAAGCCGGCATCGCCACGTTCAGCACCGCCCGCGAAGCCGCCAAGGGTGCCGACGCCGTGCTCCTGGCCGTCCGCAACGGCGAGCAGCTCAACGACGTCCTCTTCGGCGAGAACGGCGTAGCCTCCGTGCTGGAGCCGGGCGCCGTCGTGATCCTGGGCAGCACCGTAGGCACCGAAGCCATCCCCGCCACCGTCGCCAAGCTGGCCGAATACGGCGTCGAGCTCGTGGACGCCCCGCTGTCCGGCGGCCCCAAGCGCGCCGGTGAAGGCGACCTGCTCATCGTCGTCGGCGCTTCCCCCGAAGCCTGCGAAAAGGCAGCCCCCGCGCTGGAACTCCTGGCTTCCACCCTGACCGTGGTGGGCGACAAGCCCGGCGACGGCCAGGCCCTGAAGACCGTCAACCAGCTGCTCTGCGGCGTGCACATCGCCGCCGCCGCCGAGGCCATGGCCCTCGCCGACGCGCTGGGGCTGGACCAGGCCAAGACGCTCGCCGCCCTTGAAGCCGGTGCCGCCGGTTCGTTTATGCTCTCCAACCGCGGTCCCCGCATCCTCGAGGCCTACAACGAGGAAGGCGCCGAGGTCCTGTCCCGCCTGGACATCTTCGTCAAGGACATGGGCATCGTGGGCAAGGCCACCCGCGCCGCAGGCCTGGCCGCCCCGGTTGCCGCAGCCGCGGAGCAGCTCTACCTCCTGGGCCAGGCCCAGGGCCTCGCCGCCGCCGACGACTCCGCAGTCATCAAGGTGGTCGCCCCCACCAAGCGCACCAAGCAGTAA
- a CDS encoding four-carbon acid sugar kinase family protein, whose product MKLEADVLAAYPAEVRIPAATVADAVAASNAETPRVLVVLDDDPTGTQSVADLPVLTRWDVDDFIWAFGQSKPAVYVLTNTRSLDPAEAAARNEEVVRNALAAAGSPAQLRLGFVSRSDSTLRGHYPLEPDVIAATVAQASGEKTDGVVLVPAFPDAGRVTIGGVHYMRGTGEAAGTLTPVSETEFAKDATFGFTTSVMADYVQEKSQGRFAAGSVIVLDLNTIRAGAAAQDPADGAQTSANAIADAIEAATDSTPIVADIVTENDLRALSLGLEEAERRGKKLLYRVGPPFGRARIGQEIRTELSGAEAYAGNTPSEAGGLIVVGSHVGVTTRQLKALTEQHSAARIVEIDVEKLLSAETESAADAYLDQTVDTVVDALRAGDVIVHTSRLLIKTDDPAESLRMARTVSAAVVAVVNRTLKTFPPRFVIAKGGITSSDVAAHGLEIRHAIVRGPMLPGIVSLWEPVDGPARGIPYIVFAGNVGDDQSLADVTRKLSNTF is encoded by the coding sequence GTGAAGCTTGAAGCAGACGTTCTGGCCGCCTATCCGGCCGAGGTCCGGATTCCCGCCGCGACCGTGGCTGACGCCGTGGCCGCCTCCAACGCAGAGACACCGCGGGTCCTGGTAGTGCTCGACGACGACCCCACCGGAACCCAGTCCGTGGCAGACCTGCCCGTGCTCACCCGCTGGGACGTCGATGACTTCATCTGGGCCTTCGGCCAGTCCAAACCCGCCGTCTACGTCCTGACCAACACCCGCAGCCTGGACCCCGCAGAAGCAGCGGCCCGCAACGAGGAAGTGGTCCGAAACGCCCTCGCCGCCGCTGGGTCACCCGCCCAGCTCCGCCTCGGCTTCGTCAGCCGCAGCGATTCCACCCTGCGCGGCCACTACCCCCTGGAGCCGGACGTCATCGCCGCCACCGTGGCCCAGGCCAGCGGGGAAAAGACCGACGGCGTGGTCCTGGTTCCAGCCTTCCCCGACGCCGGACGGGTCACCATCGGCGGCGTCCACTACATGCGCGGCACCGGCGAGGCAGCAGGCACCCTCACCCCGGTGTCCGAGACCGAATTCGCGAAGGACGCCACCTTCGGCTTCACCACCTCCGTGATGGCCGACTACGTCCAGGAGAAGTCCCAGGGACGCTTCGCCGCCGGATCCGTGATCGTCCTGGACCTCAACACCATCCGCGCCGGAGCAGCCGCCCAGGATCCTGCCGACGGTGCACAGACCAGCGCCAACGCCATCGCCGACGCCATCGAAGCCGCCACGGATTCAACCCCCATCGTGGCCGATATCGTCACCGAAAACGACCTCCGTGCCTTGTCTCTCGGCCTGGAAGAAGCTGAGCGCCGGGGAAAGAAGCTGCTCTACCGTGTTGGCCCGCCGTTCGGCCGCGCGCGCATCGGCCAGGAGATCCGGACCGAACTCAGCGGCGCTGAAGCCTACGCCGGGAACACCCCATCCGAAGCCGGCGGCTTGATCGTCGTCGGGTCCCATGTGGGGGTCACCACCCGCCAGCTCAAAGCCCTCACCGAACAGCACAGCGCCGCCCGCATCGTGGAGATCGACGTCGAGAAACTCCTCTCCGCCGAAACCGAATCCGCTGCCGACGCCTACCTGGACCAGACCGTGGACACCGTCGTCGACGCCCTCCGCGCCGGAGACGTCATCGTCCACACCAGCCGCCTGCTGATCAAGACCGACGACCCCGCCGAAAGCCTGCGGATGGCACGCACGGTGTCTGCCGCCGTCGTCGCCGTGGTGAACCGGACGTTGAAGACCTTCCCGCCGCGGTTCGTCATCGCCAAGGGCGGCATCACGTCCTCGGATGTGGCTGCCCACGGCCTGGAAATCCGCCACGCGATCGTCCGCGGCCCCATGCTGCCGGGCATCGTTTCGCTCTGGGAGCCGGTGGACGGCCCCGCCAGGGGCATCCCGTACATCGTTTTCGCCGGCAACGTGGGCGACGACCAGTCCCTCGCCGACGTCACCCGCAAACTCAGCAACACCTTCTAA
- a CDS encoding FadR/GntR family transcriptional regulator, with protein MARKSLVGQVADELLDRIIAGEFPPGSLAPGEHELSARHEVSRMTVREAMKTLEAQHILSVERGRGTFVNPLNRWASLEAVLRAASEGKNEAEASVQLIELRRMLETGACELAAGRISDSDIQTLFGHVAAMRAAHEVNDVAAFVEADLAFHDLILHASENVFVAVLFEPLHRVLEKRRTETSAVPQIQEHAIGHHQNIAEALESRDPARSREAMDAHMQQTLNDLKNLVFEAK; from the coding sequence ATGGCAAGGAAGTCGCTGGTAGGCCAGGTGGCAGATGAGCTCCTGGACCGCATCATTGCAGGCGAATTTCCGCCGGGATCACTCGCCCCCGGAGAGCATGAACTCAGCGCCCGGCACGAAGTCAGCCGCATGACCGTCCGCGAAGCCATGAAAACCCTCGAGGCGCAGCACATCCTCAGCGTGGAGCGCGGCCGCGGCACGTTCGTCAACCCGCTCAACCGGTGGGCCTCCCTGGAAGCGGTGCTGCGCGCAGCGTCAGAGGGCAAAAACGAAGCCGAAGCCTCCGTCCAGCTCATCGAACTCCGGCGGATGCTGGAGACGGGCGCCTGCGAACTGGCGGCGGGACGGATCAGCGACAGCGACATCCAGACGCTCTTCGGCCATGTGGCCGCCATGCGCGCCGCCCACGAGGTGAACGATGTTGCCGCCTTCGTGGAAGCTGACCTGGCTTTTCACGACCTGATCCTGCATGCCTCAGAGAATGTTTTTGTGGCCGTTTTGTTCGAGCCGCTTCATCGCGTGCTGGAGAAGCGGCGCACGGAAACTTCGGCCGTGCCCCAGATCCAGGAGCACGCCATCGGGCATCACCAGAACATCGCTGAAGCCCTCGAATCCCGGGACCCCGCACGCTCCCGCGAAGCGATGGACGCGCACATGCAGCAGACCCTGAACGACCTCAAGAACCTGGTGTTCGAGGCCAAGTAG
- a CDS encoding LacI family DNA-binding transcriptional regulator: MTATPRPKIADVAAAAGVSVPTVSKVLNGRTHVSEATRARVQQALEELDYSKRAAAPAQPGFLQLVVNNFDSPWVLELMEGVEAAADRLGYAVAYARAGHVTPERWRKLREPSVNRLDGVLLLAPRKGSRLVSVVRTLKIPAVAIDPEGAEGLAIPSVSPASFSGALAAVGHLLGQGHRRIGIITGRKHSPGHGRARYAAYAAALHEAGLPVLPELVQDGDFSTESGMRLGGELLDLAQPPTAIFTGSDLQALGVMNAAAQRSLRVPQDLSIVGFDDISQAALTSPPLTTVRQPLAQLASMAVGMLTEQQDQSASGTPTALEVATELVVRGTTAPPAD; the protein is encoded by the coding sequence GTGACCGCCACTCCGCGTCCCAAGATCGCTGACGTCGCGGCCGCGGCAGGTGTATCGGTGCCCACCGTTTCCAAGGTGCTCAACGGCCGGACCCACGTTTCCGAAGCTACCCGTGCCAGGGTGCAGCAGGCCCTGGAGGAGCTGGACTACTCCAAGCGCGCGGCGGCGCCCGCCCAGCCGGGCTTCCTGCAGCTGGTGGTCAACAACTTCGATTCACCCTGGGTGCTGGAACTGATGGAAGGCGTGGAAGCGGCAGCCGATCGGCTGGGATATGCGGTGGCCTATGCCCGTGCCGGGCACGTAACGCCGGAGCGGTGGCGCAAGCTGCGGGAGCCGTCCGTGAACCGGCTCGACGGCGTGCTCCTGCTGGCTCCGCGGAAGGGCTCCCGCCTGGTTAGTGTGGTGCGGACCCTGAAGATTCCCGCCGTCGCCATCGACCCCGAGGGTGCGGAAGGACTCGCCATCCCCAGCGTCAGCCCGGCGTCGTTCTCGGGCGCCCTGGCGGCAGTTGGCCACCTGCTGGGGCAGGGCCACCGGCGGATCGGCATCATTACCGGCCGCAAGCACAGTCCCGGACATGGCCGCGCACGTTATGCCGCCTATGCTGCTGCGCTGCACGAGGCCGGGCTGCCAGTACTGCCTGAGCTGGTACAGGACGGCGATTTCAGCACCGAATCGGGGATGCGGCTCGGTGGGGAATTGCTGGACCTGGCCCAACCGCCCACCGCGATCTTCACCGGAAGTGACCTTCAGGCCCTTGGTGTGATGAACGCTGCGGCGCAGCGCTCGCTGCGTGTCCCGCAGGACCTCAGCATTGTGGGTTTTGACGATATTTCCCAGGCCGCCCTGACGTCGCCACCCCTCACTACGGTACGGCAGCCCTTGGCGCAGTTGGCCTCGATGGCGGTGGGGATGCTGACAGAACAGCAGGACCAGTCTGCCTCCGGAACGCCGACGGCCCTGGAAGTGGCAACTGAACTGGTGGTCCGCGGAACCACGGCCCCACCGGCGGACTGA
- a CDS encoding glycoside hydrolase 43 family protein — MTTRIPTPVYRNPILNADWPDPDAVQVNGVYYLIASSFNRVPGLPVLRSRNLVDWEHIGHALTQLPQASHYSLVRHGSGVWAPALRHHNGRFWIFYPDPDHGIFVLSAEKAEGPWTEPHLLYPGRGLIDPCPLWDDDGQAYLVHGWAQSRIGVKNRLTVHRMSPEAGRLLDNGTHVINGADLPGYTTLEGPKFYKRGSWYWIFAPAGGVATGWQSVFRSRSPFGPYEERRVLEQGSSEVNGPHQGAWVTSPRGEDWFLHFQDRGPYGRVVHLQPMGWTEDGWPWMGERNPDGGPGTPVPAHTYPLGTFAQDVSPPASDDFSSPRLGPQWHWQANPQEDWAHQCGGGHLVLKPKANDPVNLQELPNVLGQILPGTPSTFTTSLELQDVPVGTRAGVVVLGLKYAWLGIIRTDEGYVLGDGTGGEGPHEQRLGRRIALPGPRIELQIRTDGAPRATFAWRSGPGKPWEVQGWDFDVVKGQWIGAELGLFATSPLGSEESGNVIVGPVRVDVSPARRTTAPQLAAATT; from the coding sequence ATGACCACCCGGATCCCCACCCCCGTCTACCGCAATCCCATCCTCAACGCCGACTGGCCGGACCCCGACGCCGTGCAGGTCAACGGTGTCTACTACCTCATTGCCTCCAGCTTTAACCGCGTGCCCGGGCTGCCGGTCCTGCGCTCCCGGAACCTGGTGGACTGGGAGCACATCGGCCATGCGCTGACCCAATTGCCGCAGGCCAGCCACTATTCACTCGTCCGGCACGGCAGCGGCGTGTGGGCCCCGGCGCTGCGCCACCACAACGGGCGCTTCTGGATCTTCTATCCTGATCCGGACCACGGCATCTTCGTCCTGAGCGCGGAAAAGGCGGAGGGCCCGTGGACCGAGCCGCACCTGCTCTACCCCGGCCGCGGGCTCATCGATCCCTGCCCGCTCTGGGACGATGACGGCCAGGCTTACCTGGTGCATGGCTGGGCGCAGAGCCGGATCGGAGTCAAGAACCGGCTCACGGTCCACCGCATGAGCCCGGAAGCCGGCAGGCTCCTGGACAACGGAACCCACGTGATCAACGGGGCGGACCTGCCGGGTTACACCACACTGGAGGGGCCGAAGTTCTACAAGCGCGGCAGCTGGTACTGGATCTTTGCGCCGGCCGGCGGCGTGGCGACCGGCTGGCAGTCAGTGTTCCGCTCCCGGTCCCCGTTCGGGCCTTATGAGGAGCGGCGTGTCCTGGAGCAGGGGAGCAGCGAGGTGAACGGCCCGCACCAGGGCGCGTGGGTCACCAGTCCCCGCGGCGAGGACTGGTTCCTGCATTTCCAGGACCGCGGGCCATACGGCCGCGTAGTGCACCTGCAGCCCATGGGGTGGACCGAGGACGGCTGGCCCTGGATGGGGGAGCGGAATCCCGACGGCGGACCCGGCACCCCGGTGCCCGCCCACACCTACCCCTTGGGTACTTTTGCCCAGGATGTGTCGCCTCCCGCCAGTGACGACTTCTCCTCGCCACGGCTGGGGCCGCAATGGCACTGGCAGGCGAATCCGCAGGAGGACTGGGCGCACCAGTGCGGGGGAGGGCACCTTGTCCTGAAGCCGAAGGCCAATGATCCGGTGAACCTGCAGGAGTTGCCCAACGTGCTGGGACAGATCCTGCCGGGCACACCGTCCACCTTCACTACCTCCCTGGAGTTGCAGGATGTGCCGGTGGGGACCCGGGCAGGAGTGGTGGTGCTCGGCCTGAAGTACGCCTGGCTCGGCATCATCAGGACAGATGAAGGCTATGTCCTCGGCGATGGCACCGGAGGTGAGGGTCCGCACGAGCAGCGGCTGGGCCGAAGGATTGCGTTGCCGGGCCCCCGGATAGAGCTGCAGATCCGCACCGACGGAGCCCCCCGCGCCACTTTCGCCTGGCGTTCCGGACCCGGGAAGCCGTGGGAGGTCCAGGGCTGGGACTTCGATGTGGTCAAGGGCCAGTGGATAGGCGCCGAACTGGGCCTTTTCGCCACGTCTCCACTGGGTTCGGAGGAAAGCGGAAATGTTATCGTGGGACCCGTGCGCGTGGATGTCTCGCCCGCCCGCCGCACCACTGCTCCGCAACTTGCCGCCGCAACCACATGA
- a CDS encoding DUF6807 family protein, which translates to MLMPTSWNCPSLEVRLAIPIDTPAAARGVAPQKHPLATHNTALRPYLHPLRSRAGVVVTDAEPSDHPHHLGLSVAFSDVNGTNFWGGSTYTAAGGPMLLPNHGTQMPKGWQCTQPAEGVEESGRVSWLAEDGRELAVEQRRIRYFRNTGAATWALSLSSVIVPAVDVQRLEVSSSAVKGRKGAGYGGIFWRFPESAGEALVLSEAGSGGGAAHGSGSRWLSISLVIDGAPVTVLLAQEAGQILPWFVRAEGYLGAGPAVAWAKPAVVDHRNPLKLALHAVIHDGPVSTAARALELLDQHPLINPGSPDRTP; encoded by the coding sequence ATGCTGATGCCCACATCCTGGAACTGCCCCTCACTGGAGGTCCGCTTGGCCATTCCCATCGATACCCCTGCAGCGGCACGTGGCGTTGCGCCCCAAAAGCATCCTCTTGCCACGCACAACACTGCCCTGCGGCCTTATCTTCATCCGCTGCGCTCACGGGCGGGTGTGGTTGTCACCGACGCCGAACCCTCAGACCACCCGCATCACCTGGGGCTCTCCGTTGCCTTTTCCGATGTGAACGGCACCAACTTTTGGGGCGGTTCCACCTACACCGCCGCCGGCGGCCCGATGCTTTTGCCTAACCACGGAACACAAATGCCGAAGGGCTGGCAGTGCACACAGCCTGCGGAAGGCGTGGAGGAATCAGGCCGGGTCTCGTGGCTCGCCGAGGACGGCCGGGAACTAGCCGTTGAACAACGCCGCATCCGGTATTTCCGCAACACCGGAGCCGCAACTTGGGCCCTTTCGTTGTCCTCGGTGATTGTCCCGGCGGTGGACGTACAGCGGCTGGAAGTGTCGTCGTCGGCCGTCAAAGGCAGGAAAGGTGCCGGCTACGGCGGCATCTTCTGGCGCTTTCCGGAGAGTGCGGGCGAGGCGCTGGTCCTGTCCGAGGCAGGGAGCGGCGGAGGCGCCGCCCACGGTTCCGGATCGCGCTGGTTGTCCATCAGCCTGGTCATCGACGGCGCACCCGTGACGGTGCTCCTGGCTCAGGAGGCAGGCCAGATCCTGCCGTGGTTCGTTCGGGCGGAGGGCTACCTTGGCGCCGGACCGGCGGTGGCGTGGGCCAAACCCGCCGTTGTGGACCACCGCAACCCGCTGAAACTGGCGCTGCACGCCGTCATCCATGACGGGCCCGTGTCCACGGCCGCGCGTGCCCTGGAACTCCTGGACCAGCACCCCCTCATCAACCCCGGCTCTCCCGACAGGACACCATGA
- a CDS encoding ABC transporter substrate-binding protein: MMKTVGTPISRRLVLGAAITAAGLALSGCGGGAAPAAGGDVELNFVFWGDANRAKVTEEALRIFEEKNPGIKVKTEYQDSGPYADKLATRFAGGNPPDVLAMANRSLLEYAQRGTLADLKNLKELNLGKVPDTVLSRGEVDGKLYGLATGVTTIGMVVNKTITDQAGVTIPDDKTWSWEDYAKFATEVTQKTGGKVYGAGYDVSTETGPIMLARQRGEDFYTKDNKLGVSEETIRDWFQYSVDLRKAGGYPPAGFFEQIGGSPAQSYLAKGTVASQIIPINNYKGYNDAVDGDVVLLRIPGETSGERRGYSADPTMLWSIAAKSKHPKEAAKLLDFLTNDADGAAHTLTQRGVPVNPEVAESITSKLSEDDKKFVDLMADIQKDDLAPAYVYPKGASVVADTLKQLATEVEFGRVTPADAAKTFLEKSNAAINK, from the coding sequence ATGATGAAGACAGTTGGCACACCGATCTCCCGCAGGCTGGTTTTGGGCGCAGCCATCACTGCTGCCGGACTGGCCTTGAGCGGTTGCGGAGGAGGTGCGGCCCCCGCGGCCGGCGGAGATGTGGAGCTCAACTTCGTGTTCTGGGGTGATGCCAACCGGGCCAAGGTGACGGAGGAGGCGCTGCGGATCTTCGAGGAGAAGAACCCCGGAATCAAAGTGAAAACCGAGTACCAGGACAGCGGTCCCTATGCGGACAAGCTGGCTACCCGCTTCGCCGGCGGAAACCCGCCGGACGTGCTGGCCATGGCAAACCGCAGCCTCCTGGAGTACGCCCAGCGCGGCACCCTGGCGGACTTGAAGAACCTTAAGGAACTCAATCTCGGTAAAGTGCCGGACACGGTGCTGAGCCGTGGCGAAGTGGACGGCAAGCTCTACGGCCTCGCCACCGGCGTCACCACCATTGGCATGGTGGTCAACAAGACCATCACCGACCAGGCCGGCGTCACCATCCCCGACGACAAGACGTGGAGCTGGGAAGACTACGCGAAGTTCGCCACCGAGGTGACGCAAAAGACCGGCGGAAAGGTCTATGGTGCCGGTTACGACGTGTCCACCGAGACCGGGCCCATCATGCTTGCCAGGCAGCGCGGCGAGGATTTCTACACCAAGGACAACAAGCTGGGCGTCAGCGAGGAGACCATCCGCGACTGGTTCCAGTACAGCGTTGACCTGCGCAAGGCTGGGGGCTACCCGCCGGCCGGCTTCTTCGAACAGATTGGCGGCTCCCCCGCGCAGTCCTACCTGGCCAAGGGCACGGTGGCCTCACAGATCATCCCCATCAACAACTACAAGGGCTACAACGACGCTGTTGATGGAGACGTGGTGCTGCTGCGTATCCCCGGTGAGACCTCCGGCGAGCGCCGCGGCTACTCCGCCGACCCCACCATGCTGTGGTCCATTGCCGCCAAATCCAAGCATCCCAAGGAGGCTGCCAAGCTCCTGGACTTCCTGACGAACGACGCCGACGGCGCCGCCCACACATTGACGCAGCGCGGTGTTCCGGTGAATCCCGAGGTTGCTGAATCCATCACCTCCAAACTCAGCGAGGACGACAAGAAGTTTGTTGACCTGATGGCCGACATCCAGAAGGACGATCTCGCCCCCGCCTACGTGTACCCCAAGGGTGCCAGCGTTGTGGCGGACACCCTCAAGCAGCTTGCCACCGAGGTGGAATTCGGCCGTGTAACCCCTGCTGATGCAGCGAAGACCTTCCTTGAGAAGAGCAATGCAGCCATCAATAAGTAG
- a CDS encoding carbohydrate ABC transporter permease, whose amino-acid sequence MSVLTKQAPGAAPTLAARGGKPGRARLKRKNQRSGYLFLLPWFIGMLFTIIPFFASLYLAFTDYNLFTEPNFVGLANFQAMFEDPRLLQSLKVTFIYTFVSVPISLAVALLIALVLNRGLQGLAIYRSVYYLPSLLGGSVAIVMLWRYIFGNEGIVNGFLRLLGIQGPAWVTDPEFALGTLIVLNVWTFGSPMVIFLAGLRQVPTMYYEAAAIDGASRWRQFRSITLPLISPIIFFNLIMQLIGSFQTFTQGYVMSGGTGGPADSTLFYNLYLYQKGFTEFEMGYASAMAWLLLMIIAVFTAINFIASKFWVFYDN is encoded by the coding sequence ATGTCAGTGCTGACCAAACAAGCCCCCGGCGCGGCCCCCACCTTGGCCGCGCGGGGCGGGAAACCCGGCCGGGCACGCCTCAAGCGCAAGAACCAGCGTTCGGGCTACCTCTTCCTGCTGCCATGGTTCATCGGCATGCTGTTCACCATCATCCCGTTCTTCGCTTCGCTCTACCTGGCGTTTACCGACTACAACCTCTTCACGGAGCCGAACTTTGTGGGCCTGGCCAACTTCCAGGCCATGTTCGAGGATCCGCGCCTCCTGCAGTCCCTGAAGGTCACTTTCATCTACACCTTCGTGTCAGTTCCCATCTCGCTGGCCGTTGCCCTGCTGATAGCCCTGGTGCTGAACCGTGGCCTCCAGGGCCTGGCGATCTACCGCTCCGTGTACTACCTGCCGTCCCTGCTGGGCGGGAGTGTGGCGATTGTGATGCTGTGGCGCTACATCTTCGGCAACGAAGGCATCGTCAACGGTTTCCTGCGCCTCCTGGGAATCCAGGGCCCGGCCTGGGTCACCGACCCGGAATTCGCCCTGGGGACCCTGATCGTCCTGAACGTGTGGACCTTCGGCTCGCCGATGGTGATTTTCCTGGCCGGGCTCCGGCAGGTCCCCACCATGTACTACGAGGCCGCTGCCATTGACGGCGCATCGCGGTGGCGCCAGTTCCGCAGCATCACCCTGCCGCTGATCAGCCCCATCATCTTCTTCAACCTCATCATGCAGCTGATCGGGTCTTTCCAGACCTTCACCCAGGGCTATGTGATGAGCGGCGGCACCGGCGGGCCGGCGGATTCCACCCTGTTCTACAACCTGTACCTGTACCAAAAGGGCTTTACGGAGTTCGAGATGGGCTATGCCTCCGCCATGGCGTGGCTGCTCCTGATGATCATCGCGGTTTTTACTGCCATCAACTTCATCGCATCCAAGTTCTGGGTCTTCTACGACAATTAA
- a CDS encoding carbohydrate ABC transporter permease, producing MALLELPLKNKQKKEAPAEDALTGTTGTRFSRHLILCLVGLVMLYPLLWLISSSFKPSNDIFRQLGLWPENWDFSNYAQGWTALDQPFHVYLINSLIVVVFSIVGNIFSCALAAYAFARMEFTGRKLFFALMLGTLMLPGHVLLVPQYIIFSQLGWLDTYLPLIVPNFMATNAFFIFLMVQFMKALPKELDDAAQIDGCGPFRTFLRVILPLCVPAMATTAIFTFISTWNEFFGPLLYIQNQDLYTVPLALRAFMDSEGQSMWGPMFAMSVVSIAPIIGFFIAGQKYLINGIATTGLK from the coding sequence ATGGCTCTCCTCGAACTACCTCTCAAAAACAAGCAGAAGAAGGAAGCACCTGCAGAGGATGCTTTGACGGGCACCACAGGCACCCGCTTCTCCCGGCACCTCATCCTGTGCCTGGTTGGCCTGGTGATGCTCTACCCTCTGCTGTGGCTGATCTCGAGCTCGTTCAAGCCCAGCAATGACATCTTCCGGCAGCTTGGGCTGTGGCCTGAAAACTGGGACTTCAGCAACTACGCCCAGGGCTGGACCGCCCTGGACCAGCCCTTCCATGTCTACCTGATCAACTCACTGATCGTGGTGGTGTTCTCGATCGTGGGCAACATCTTCTCCTGTGCCCTGGCTGCCTACGCCTTCGCCCGGATGGAGTTCACCGGCCGGAAGCTGTTCTTCGCGCTGATGCTGGGAACCCTCATGCTCCCCGGCCACGTGCTCCTGGTGCCGCAGTACATCATCTTTTCGCAGCTCGGCTGGCTGGACACCTACCTGCCGCTGATCGTTCCCAACTTCATGGCCACCAACGCCTTCTTTATCTTCCTGATGGTCCAGTTCATGAAGGCGCTGCCCAAGGAACTCGACGACGCAGCGCAAATCGATGGCTGCGGCCCATTCCGGACCTTCCTGCGAGTCATCCTGCCGCTCTGCGTACCGGCGATGGCCACCACCGCCATCTTCACGTTCATCTCCACCTGGAACGAGTTCTTTGGTCCCCTGCTGTACATCCAGAACCAAGACCTTTATACAGTTCCCCTGGCGCTGCGGGCCTTTATGGACTCCGAAGGCCAGAGCATGTGGGGACCCATGTTCGCCATGTCAGTGGTGTCCATCGCCCCGATCATCGGCTTCTTCATCGCCGGGCAGAAGTACCTCATTAACGGCATCGCCACCACCGGCCTGAAGTAG